From the Malus domestica chromosome 17, GDT2T_hap1 genome, one window contains:
- the LOC103404877 gene encoding phenolic glucoside malonyltransferase 2-like, which yields MAKPGSVRVVEACSVAPKPSSRPDSAHPEDLSLPLTFFDLRWLRFPPSQSLFFYEMPSFDASHFFDSILPKLKTSLSATLQHFVPLAGNLTWPLDSPEPLLSYLKGNAIMLTIAESDADFHRLTSSNNFDIEAKEYHPLVPQLAMSHEKAAVLSLQITVFSNGGFSIGSAMHHAVLDGLSALLFFKFWGHLCKHGGGEGGGPPPLPSYDRKVIKDPAGLQEIYSNDWLRLGGPNNRSLLPLEVKRPGDSIRGTFEFTRAKIETLRRSVMRTMMTKNKEQADHSKLLHLSTFSLTCAYTWVCLVRAEETKTERVFFIIPVDCRSRLDPPLPPTYFGNCIAGHRAVAETNDLLGEDGMFVALKAISDVIKSLDKTLLEGAETWVSRMFNTLQPSADRIIPAAGSPRFEFYDAADFGWGRPTKHEVVSIDRTGTMSIQESKNGDGGVEVGLVLKKHYMEVFASLFAKDLEENLSRM from the coding sequence ATGGCAAAACCAGGCTCGGTCAGAGTAGTTGAGGCTTGCAGTGTAGCTCCGAAACCAAGTTCGCGGCCAGACTCTGCCCACCCGGAGGATCTGTCTCTTCCTCTCACCTTCTTTGACCTCCGTTGGCTAAGGTTTCCACCCTCTCAAAGCCTTTTCTTCTACGAAATGCCTTCATTCGACGCATCACACTTCTTCGATTCCATACTTCCAAAGCTCAAAACCTCGCTTTCCGCCACCCTCCAACATTTTGTACCTCTAGCAGGAAACCTCACCTGGCCTCTAGACTCCCCCGAACCCCTTCTCAGTTATCTCAAAGGCAACGCAATTATGCTAACAATCGCCGAGTCTGATGCTGATTTCCACCGTCTAACTTCAAGCAACAACTTTGACATTGAAGCCAAAGAGTATCATCCTCTTGTACCCCAACTGGCAATGTCTCATGAAAAAGCTGCGGTGCTGTCATTGCAAATAACCGTCTTTTCCAATGGCGGTTTTTCGATTGGATCAGCTATGCACCATGCCGTCCTCGATGGCTTATCCGCActcttgtttttcaaattttggggtCACCTATGCAAAcatggaggaggagaaggaggaggaccACCACCTTTGCCAAGTTACGATAGAAAGGTCATCAAGGACCCAGCCGGGCTCCAAGAAATCTACTCAAACGACTGGTTAAGATTGGGTGGTCCAAACAATAGAAGCTTACTGCCTTTGGAGGTTAAACGTCCAGGAGACTCAATTCGAGGCACCTTCGAGTTCACACGCGCGAAAATCGAAACCTTAAGGCGGTCAGTGATGAGGACTATGATGACAAAGAATAAGGAGCAAGCTGATCATTCAAAACTATTGCATTTATCGACATTTTCGCTAACATGCGCCTATACATGGGTTTGCTTAGTCAGGGCTGAGGAGACCAAAACAGAGAGAGTATTTTTCATCATTCCTGTGGACTGCCGGTCACGCTTAGACCCTCCTCTACCGCCAACTTATTTCGGGAACTGCATCGCAGGACATCGAGCAGTTGCGGAAACAAATGACCTATTGGGAGAAGATGGGATGTTTGTGGCCTTGAAAGCAATTAGCGACGTGATAAAAAGTTTGGACAAGACCCTTTTGGAGGGGGCAGAGACTTGGGTATCAAGAATGTTCAATACACTGCAGCCCAGTGCTGACAGAATAATTCCCGCTGCTGGTTCACCCCGGTTTGAGTTTTATGATGCAGCTGATTTTGGATGGGGAAGACCAACGAAGCATGAGGTAGTTTCGATAGACAGGACAGGGACGATGTCTATTCAAGAGagcaagaatggtgatggtggagTTGAGGTTGGGTTGGTTTTGAAAAAACATTACATGGAGGTTTTTGCTTCTCTATTTGCTAAAGATCTTGAAGAAAATTTAAGCCGCATGTAG